In Gossypium hirsutum isolate 1008001.06 chromosome A10, Gossypium_hirsutum_v2.1, whole genome shotgun sequence, the DNA window CTCATAACTCCTTCCCAagccataaataggaggataatgtgcttcagcacACTCGAACACACGTCTTCGTGTATTGGCAACAATGCTTATGcgatcgagttaagactcaattgacaTAAGTGTATATGTTATATAAGAGTCAAtttcaaaaatgttaaaatcGGGAGTAGGGAAAAggaagatttgatttgaaaaaatcaaaattttgtttgatCTTTGAGTTAATTGAATGGAGTTATTTGTCTTTTGAATTAACTCGAGTAAGTAATTTGATTTTTCGTTGAATTttataactcgaataattcaaataacatattCATGTAAATACCCTTTGGATCATTGACAATTTTGAAAATGTGCAAATTGGTacctttcaaaaagaaaataaaaaaatcaaaataatattctaaaattcaaatatttatagagtattgttttccaaagttttataaatatgtataaattaaaaaagtttaaagattattaaaaatctaaaaatatataaaaatgctaatttatatattttcaaaattttcaagatATAAATTTGAGGCATTagacaaataaattatcaattcaagTGTATCATACTAATTACCTTATATTGTTTTAAAAGAGTTTAATCATATTGTCAACGAGATTTTTATATAGCTggtttaatgttttaaatttaacttgaacaaatttatttgattcaactcaatttgaattttattttactcgattcaataaaaaattaatcaagttaaaataataaaataagactcgtttactcgactaacttaaaatttcttttcatttgatTTGATTGAACACTCACTCTTATCAAGAAGAAATATATCTAAGTGACAAAATCTTGAGAAACAAAATGACAATATCAACCTATGAACATAATCTAATGGTTGACCTGGTTATTAGTTCCTCTTAAAAGTCGCATAATCTATTAATTGGCATTGTTATTGGTTGACTTATAATCATAAGGTGTGGTGTAATGGTTACTCACTTCATTCCTTATTATTTTGAAGGGCACCCACCAAAAAATTCACGAGAGTTGACTTGGTGCTACATCACTAGATTTTTAGCCTCCTAATGATTTCCCATCTCCTGTTTGTAGAGACACATTAAAAGTGTAATTATTCACAATAATGCACAATAGGACAACAAAATATAGTGATGTTCTAACAGGAAAAGTCTCATCTTTCTAGAATGTCTCTTCCGCTGCCGGAGTAAATGCACCATTGCCAGCAGCGAAGTAAAGCACGCATCGGTTTCTGGTGCCGTGTTTAATGTGTCCACAAGCATTATAGGTGCTGGAATTACATTGTCATAATTCCAGTCATTGTTACAGCTTTCACATTCCATTTCAATGGTGAAGAACACTTTGACATCATAAATTGTTGTCGTTTACTGGTATGGAAGTTACGTTTATGCCTCGGTTTCGAGATGGATAAACTTTCCGATATAATATCAACGGTCCGAATATCATCAGTCATATATGCTGCCATCTACAGTCTAATACTTGAATGAACATGTAAAGGGAACAAAGCCAATGCCAATGTGTAAATTTTGAACTTCATAATTACCGAAGGCATAAAACCCCCAAAATCAATGGCTTGAGAACTTATCAGGACGAAACATCGTATCCCGAATCTCGAAATCTCTTCAATAACTCGGTTTTGTACGTCCCGATTTCGGCATCAACGGAGGTATCCGGGATAGACATTATAACCGAGATTGCCCCGGCATTATGTAAAGCTTTAAGTGCTCCATCTGCAAAACAGAAGTACTTCTTGTTTGCTTagatacaaaaataattttattgtatTTCATGTGATTGAACTGAACTAATTTATAGTTTTCACcgataaaagtaccatggaggttTTTGTACCAGGAGTCATATCGCATCTTGCCCCCTCATGCTGGTGCATAGGGAATAGTTTCTGAGTAGAGGGGACAAAATGCAATACAGCTACTAGTATAGGACCTCTATGTTATTTTACTGGTTTTTACCTGATTTTGAGATTGCATTAAGAGCTTTCAGAGCCTCTTTCTGTGTGAGTTCATCTTTGGCATATACCAACATATTCAACAGCTCTTGAGCTCCACCAATCTTCACTATTTTCAACCTTCTTCGATCTTACGATAAAAGACGTAAAAGAAGAGTTAAATCATATCAACAATGATTATCCGTATCACAACGACAATACAATACACATATGCCAAAAAACGATACCGTCGATTGCGAACCGGGCTAATCTAGAAGCTGCAATTCTTTTAAACAATGGATTTTTAATATGCAAAAGTGATACTGACTTGTGCATCAAGTAATCTCCTGCAAGTACATATAGGTTTATTAGAGTATAGTTCAAAAGAAAGATTCTTGAATTTGGTATAATATGGAGTGATAGTGAACTAACCTCGAGATAACTCGGAGAGATTCTTGTGAAAGATTAGAGGTGGTACACTGAAACGATATTCAATATCCGTCCAAACATCGGAGGCAGAACCATGATCCAAGATGGTGGCAGCTATTCCTTTGCATACAGAGCGGCGGATCCAAGAAATAACCATGTTATTCAATCTATCCCAGGCAAGAAGCAACTGGGTTGACGAAGAACCTCGTTTAGGGAATGAACCATTGATGAAACTGACCATCTTCTTGGCGGATAAGACCATTAACATCGAACGCTTCCATGCGCTATAGTTATCAGTCGTGAGAGGTTGAGAAACGAGCGATAGAGGAGGATAGTCGGGTGGATGGAGGAAACATCGATTGCTTACATAAGTTAATTGATCAGAGATAAGAAAATCAGCCATAGTagaaaaaagattgaaaaaggaACTGTTTGGATGCCAAGAAAATGAATCAATCCACAAAGggagtatatatatacaatttagttgATTGTAACTAACtgagaaaataaaaaactaaatttactACAATATGTAATACAAGCAAATAATCATACAAAGGTAGATAATTCTCGAAGGAAGCAGAGAACAGAGGAACATTGCTTCTAATGAAAACAGTTCATTCTATCAAGGTAAATGATAAATAATGCCATATCACGTTGGTTTCAGGGCTAACAGTATCATGGAAGATGTATATTACATTTTCCgcatttgtaattaaaaaaataagtaaattaatctttatatattagattaaagagtagaTTAGCCATTTCGATACAAATTTCACCCATTTCTACGATTAAAAATTGACATGACCAACAAAATAACTAAACAATTACATATGACGTGTCACCTGTACCGTGTACCGTATTCTTACATACAAATACCGatttttaacaattaaaatagatgaaatttttaataaagaaattaatttgctatttgatctaatgtacaaatactatttgcctatt includes these proteins:
- the LOC107936359 gene encoding uncharacterized protein; the encoded protein is MADFLISDQLTYVSNRCFLHPPDYPPLSLVSQPLTTDNYSAWKRSMLMVLSAKKMVSFINGSFPKRGSSSTQLLLAWDRLNNMVISWIRRSVCKGIAATILDHGSASDVWTDIEYRFSVPPLIFHKNLSELSRGDYLMHKSVSLLHIKNPLFKRIAASRLARFAIDDRRRLKIVKIGGAQELLNMLVYAKDELTQKEALKALNAISKSDGALKALHNAGAISVIMSIPDTSVDAEIGTYKTELLKRFRDSGYDVSS